The following DNA comes from Mucilaginibacter jinjuensis.
TTGAGCCGTAACTAAAAAATACATATATGAGATTGAGCTGCTATATAGTTGATGATGAGTTGCATGCGATAGAAGTATTAGTAGATCATATTGAATCGATAAAAGATCTTCAATTATTGGGCTACAGTACTAACCCCGTTGCCGGCCTACACGAAGTGAATTCACAAAAACCCGATGTGCTTTTCCTGGATATCGACATGCCTAACCTGGATGGTATTGAGTTTAGAAAATTAATAAAACAGGACATTAGGGTTATCTTCACTACAGCCTCTCCCAACTTCGCGTTGGATGCGTTTGAAGTTTCGGCTTTTGATTATTTATTGAAGCCCGTTTCGTACTCCCGTTTTCAAAGGGCCATCAATAAATTAAACCAGTTTGTAAGTGTTACTGACCAACCCGAGATAAAATTGAAAGATGATTTCTTCTTTATCAAATGTGAAAACAAAGGGAAAGTGGTAAAAATTAACTTTGATGATATTATGTACGTAGAATCTAACAGTAACTATGTTATAGTAAGCACCAAAGACACAAAGTATAATACCTATTTAACGCTAAAAGAAATTAAGGCAAGGTTACCTGATAATTCCTTCTTCAGGATTCATAAATCATTCGTGATCAATCATACCAAAATTAATTATATAGACGGCAACCAGGTGGTATTAACAGACAAAAGTGTTTTACAATTGGGTAATACGTATCGTGAAGCCTTCTTTGACCTTGTAAACAAGCACATTATTAAAACTTCACGATAGCATATCCTATTTCGGGTCGAATTTTATAACAGGTTAATATCTTCCAGGTGCTGACCGAAGCGGTAGGTTAATGTGATCTCATTGGTTGAGTTATTGAACCCGCCAATGTTGTTTGATGCTGTACCGAACTGATAGCTGTATCCCAGGCGGAAATTAGCAAACATGAAGCTTACAATACCCGCCATTTCATTATTAGTACGATAATCGGCTCCTATGCCAAATACATTTTTAAGGTACATAGTGGTCGAAAAGTTAGCCACAAAAGGAATACCCTTGGTATAAGTGGCCAGGAAAGCCGGCTTTACTTTGAGATCTTTCCCGCCATCAATCAGGTAAGCGCCCGAGAAGTTATAGTGGTTACGGAAATAAGTATTATCCTGGATAGATGCCGTGCCTAATGAAGTAAAAGTTAGTTCAGGAACTGCCACACCTAAAAAGTACTCATCAGAATAAAGCATCACACCAAAACCAAAGTTGGGCTTGTTCTGGCGAACATCGTCACGGAATAGCGGGTCGTTAGCATCTAATGACGAATAGTTGGCCACATAGTTACGGATACCTGCATTAAGCGATACACCTAAATGCGTCTTCTCACTCAGGTTAATACTCTTGGCAAAAAAGGCATTGATCTCGGTTAAGTGTTCCACGGCAAACTGGTCGTTCATCACAACAACACCTGCCGAACCATTAATAGCTTCGAGCGGCATACTACCGTTAAAAATAAACGTAGTGGGCGAGCCTGGTATACCTGTCCACTGTTTACGCAGCAGGGCGTTTAATGACCCGTTTTGATCCAATAATGAATATGCCGGATTAAGCGGCGTTTGGTTATTCATATACTGGCTATAGGTAAATTGCTGCTGGGCCCGGGCCACAGTACCAACACCTACACTTAGCAGGCAAATTAATATAGCTTTGGTAATATTTTTCATCATGCCTCACTCTTAATACTAATCATACTTCAATACAAAATATCCTGTTAAGTGCCTTCCAACACCATTTACTACGTATTCAACCAGGTAGAAATAAGTACCTGCCTGTTGTTTAGCACCGGTAAAGTTAGATCGTCCGTCAAAAAACTTATTAGTATTGTCATAACCATTAATTTCATACACCCTTACGCCGTTTCTGTTAATAATAGTAACACGGTTATCAGGATGCTCATTAATACCTTCAATGTATAACACATCATTTATCCCGTCGCCGTTAGGTGATACCGCAGGATGTACAATTACCTCTCGGTTAAGATCTTTCACCTCAAGGTTTCGCACTACAGTATTAGCCGCATAATAATTAGCGTCTCCAGCCTGGTTGGCAACAATACCAGTAATACCTACCCGAAGCGAGCTAACTGTTAATCCATTTATCGATGCAATCACTGGATCGTTGGTGGTAAAGGTTACCGGCAGGCCCGAGCTCGATTTAATATTGCTCAGATCATAAGTAGTGCCGCGAAGCTGTACAGGGATATTGGCAAAATCAATAGTTTGCGCAGCCTTGTTTACAACCATAAACTGACTGATGGATGGTGTAGTATTATAATCAGGGTTTACAGGCAGCGATGCTGTAATAGTTACATAACCGGCACCCACAATGTGTATCTGGCCATTCACTATAGTTGCCACGGCAGTATTGCTGCTGGTATATATAATAGGCTCACCGCTGGTGGCTGTTGCACCGGCATCAAAATCAGGGTCGCCATACGTTTTAACCGGTAATTGGTTAAACGTAAGGTTACGGCCAATAGTAGTAACAGTAAGCGTTGCATTTACATACCTGAAGGTATAATCGTTAGATACGGCCCCGTTAACCGTAATTGGATAAATACCAACTAACGACGCAGTAGTGGCCGTTGTAGTTGCAGTAGCTTGCGTTGTAAGATTAGCCTGCGTATCGCCATTTACAAAGCCCGAATAGTTGATTGTAAAATCAGGATTAGGCTGATTATAAGGGCGAGATACATCGTTAGTAGAAACATTCAATGCTGCCTTACTAACGGTAATAGCTACATTTTTAGTTACTGTTATATAATTTACAGCATCAGTTGGGGTAAATGTTACCGCCAGGGTTTGGTTGGATCCTGCATGCAATACAGTACCCGCAGCAGGCGAATAGGTAAACGTACCTGGCACGGTGGTAGAAGCATACAATTGCTGATCGCCCAATGCTGTACCATAAGTAATAGCTGTAGGGTTAGTCCAGGTAAGTACCGGTGTAAGTTTGCCCACGCCTATCTGTACAGTTTTGGTAACTGAATTGTAATTGCTGGCATCTGTAGGTGTAAATGTTACCGACAAGGTTTGATTTGCACCTGCATTAAGCACATCTCCAATTGCCGGGGTATAAACAAATGTACCCGGTACATTGGCCGTTGCATTAAGTTGTGTTGCGCTTAACGCCACACCCTGAGCAATATTTGATGGGGTTGCCCAGGCTATTACAGGGTTAGCCTTGTTAACAGTTATGCTAACTGTTTTACCTGCAACCTGATAATTATTACTACCCGGAGTAAAAGTGGCTAATAACGTTTGCGTACCCACATTTAACACTTCGCCAAAATTAGGTGAGTAAACAAATGTACCATCAACATTGGCTGTAGCATTAAGTTGGTTAGCGCTTAATGCCGTGCCATAAGTAATAGGCCCCGGGGCTGTCCAGCTAATTACAGGCTGTGCAGGTTTTACATTAATAGTTACTGATTGATTAGCCGGATTATAATGCGCCCCATCAGTTGGTGTAAATGTTACAGATAAGGTACGGCTTCCTACTGCTAAAGGAATAACGGTTCCGTCTGTCGAATAAGTAAATGTACCATGGATACTGGCATCAGCCGTGGTAGCATTCTGTTGTACCGAATTTATTAATGTACCATAGGTAATATCAGCAGGTCTATTCCAGTTAATTACCGGGGTTATCTTAGTTATGTCAACAGCGTATACGTCAATAGTTGTATTAGCCGTAATATTATCGGTATAATTACGGGTATCTGTTGGATGAAACACAACCGATAATGGCTGGCCGGTCCCAACTGTATTCATCACACTACCTATTGCAGGTGTGTAAACAAACGTACCATCTATAGAGTTAGTGATTTGTGCATTCAACTGTGCGTTACTTAATACTGTACCTACAGATATAGCTACAGGTTTAGTCCAAATAATTACGGGTGTTACCGGAGTTACTGTAATAGAAACTGTTTTACTGACCTGATTGTAAAGGGCAGTATTTGTTGGAGTAAAGTAAGCTGTGATTGTATGAGTGCCCACTGGTAATACACTACTTGTAGCATCAGGCGTGTAGCTAAATACGCCTATTACTGGTGTTGTAGTGTTTGGCACCGTAGCAGTTGCGTTAAGTTGAGTCCTGCCAAGTACTGTACCATAACTAATAGGCGCAGGATCAGCCCAGTTAATTTGTGGATTAATTGCTGATATATTTACAGGGTTAACAGTTACTGTTGCTAATACATTTACAGTTTTATAATTAACTGCATCTGTTGGCGTAAACTTAGCTGCTAGTGTTTGATTCCCCTGTGTATTCATAATTGTACCCAAGGGCGGATTGAAGGTAAAAGTTCCTGTTGTCGTAACAGTACTGGCATTTAATTGATCCATTGTTAATGCAGTACCTACCGTCATAGGCAGTGGGTTCCATGTAATAGCAGGGGTAACTTGGCCCACGGTAATATGTGAGGTGAACACAACAGGTGTTGGGTCATAGTTCGGGTCACTGGCCGTAAATGTCGCCGTGATCACCTCGCCGCTCCCTACAGGTAATACCGTGCCCAGCAGCTGGCTGTAGCTCATGTTGCCACTCACATTACCAACTGTCGTTGCATTCAACTGGACATTGCTTAACGCCGTGCCATAAGTGATCGGGGCCAGCGGGTCTGTCCATACGATCTGAGGGATAGCCGCATCTACCGTGATCTGGGTCGTTATGTCTTTTGGCGCATAGTCTGTATCATCAGGTACAAAGTGTGCGTGTAACGTATGCACACCTTTGCTTAATACGGTACCGGCACTTTCTGTATAAGTGAAATGCCCGGTTAAACCTGCTGTTAATACCGATGCATCGAATATCCCTGCCGGTAATCCAGTACCGTACGCAATATGACCCTGGTCTGCCCAGTTCAGCGACGGGTCAAGTTGTGTTACCGTAACCGATATCGTTTTACTACCCCCGGTATAACTCACGTCATCCGGTGAAGATGGCGTATAAGTTACTGTCAGGTCCTGAGCAGATCCCGTATAATGTAACTGCCCGCCTGATGGACTGTAGACCTTGTTTCCATTTAGCGTTACACCACCTATACCCGTAACCGTCGCCGTTTCCAGCGTACTGATAGCTGTCTTGGCAGGATATGTGCCTGATAAAGCCCAGTTGATCAATGGTGAAGCCTGGCCCACATGCACTGTTACCGTTTTGCCCGTGCCGCTATAGTTCGCATCATCTGGTGAGGACGGTACATACGTCGCGATCAGGTCATCGTTTCCAACGGGTAAAATCGTATGCTCGTCTATCGGAGAATTATTATAGCTATATGTTATTGTGCCTTGCAGGGCAGGTGTTACCCTACCTGCTTTCGTAGCCGTTGCATTAAAGTATGCCAACCCCAACTCTACCCCATAAGTCAGTGTCGTCGATGGGGTCCAGTTGATCTGTGGCGTTGCCCGGTTTACATCAATATGTGAGGTGAACACAACAGGTGTTGGGTCATAGTTCGGGTCACTGGCCGTAAACGTCGCCGTGATCACCTCGCCGCTCCCTACAGGTAATACCGTGCCCAGCGGCTGGCTGTAGCTCATGTTGCCACTCACATTACCAACTGTCGTTGCATTTAGCTGGACATTGCTTAACGCCGTACCATAAGTGATCGGGGCCAGCGGGTCTGTCCATACGATCTGAGGGATAGCCGCATCTACCGTAATCTGGGTCGTTATGTCTTTTGGCGCATAGTCCGTATCGTCAGGTACAAAATGTGCGTGTAACGTATGCACACCTTTGCTTAATACGGTACCGGCACTTTCTGTATAAGTGAAATGCCCGGTTAAACCTGCTGTTAATACCGATGCATCGAATATCCCTGCCGGTAATCCAGTACCGTACGCAATATGACCCTGGTCTGCCCAGTTCAGCGACGGGTCAAGTTGTGTTACCGTAACCGATATCGTTTTACTACCCCCGGTATAACTCACGTCATCCGGTGAAGATGGCGTATAAGTTACTGTCAGGTCCTGAGCAGATCCCGTATAATGTAACTGCCCGCCTGATGGACTGTAGACCTTGTTTCCATTTAGCGTTACACCACCTATACCCGTAACCGTCGCCGTTTCCAGCGTACTGATAGCTGTCTTGGCAGGATATGTGCCTGATAAAGCCCAGTTGATCAATGGTGAAGCCTGGCCCACATGCACTGTTACCGTTTTGCCCGTGCCGCTATAGTTCGCATCATCTGGTGAGGACGGTACATACGTCGCGATCAGGTCATCGTTTCCAACGGGTAAAATCGTATGCTCGTCTATCGGAGAATTATTATAGCTATATGTTATTGTGCCTTGCAGGGCAGGTGTTACCGTACCTGCTTTCGTAGCCGTTGCATTAAAGTATGCCAACCCCAACTCTACCCCATAAGTCAGTGTCGTCGATGGGGTCCAGTTGATCTGTGGCGTTGCCCGGTTTACATCAATATGTGAGGTGAACACAACAGGTGTTGGGTCATAGTTCGGGTCACTGGCCGTAAATGTCGCCGTGATCACCTCGCCGCTCCCTACAGGTAATACCGTGCCCAGCAGCTGGCTGTAGCTCATGTTGCCACTCACATTACCAACTGTCGTTGCATTCAACTGGACATTGCTTAACGCCGTGCCATAAGTGATCGGGGCCAGCGGGTCTGTCCATACGATCTGAGGGATAGCCGCATCTACCGTGATCTGGGTCGTTATGTCTTTTGGCGCATAGTCTGTATCATCAGGTACAAAGTGTGCGTGTAACGTATGCACACCTTTGCTTAATACGGTACCGGCACTTTCTGTATAAGTGAAATGCCCGGTTAAACCTGCTGTTAATACCGATGCATCGAATATCCCTGCCGGTAATCCAGTACCGTACGCAATATGACCCTGGTCTGCCCAGTTCAGCGACGGGTCAAGTTGTGTTACCGTAACCGATATCGTTTTACTACCCCCGGTATAACTCACGTCATCCGGTGAAGATGGCGTATAAGTTACTGTCAGGTCCTGAGCAGATCCCGTATAATGTAACTGCCCGCCTGATGGACTGTAGACCTTGTTTCCATTTAGCGTTACACCACCTATACCCGTAACCGTCGCCGTTTCCAGCGTACTGATAGCTGTCTTGGCAGGATATGTGCCTGATAAAGCCCAGTTGATCAATGGTGAAGCCTGGCCCACATGCACTGTTACCGTTTTGCCCGTGCCGCTATAGTTCGCATCATCTGGTGAGGACGGTACATACGTCGCGATCAGGTCATCGTTTCCAACGGGTAAAATCGTATGCTCGTCTATCGGAGAATTATTATAGCTATATGTTATTGCTGTACTACCCGCAAGAGCCGGCGTAGTCGTGCCCGCTTTCGTCGCAGTTGCACTAAAATATCCAGCTCCTAATTCAGTTCCATAAGTCAGTGTTGTTGCTGGTGACCAGTTGATCTGTGGCGTATCTTTGTCTATATCAAAACCAACATGAAGTGTAGCGGCGTTATATGTGGTAGTTGCAGCTTGTGAAATAATAATATCTACATGCCCCACTCCTACTATGTTTATAGTACTTGGAGCAGTAAGTGTAGCACCAACGCTCGATGGATCTAATGAATAGGTAAATGCTCCGGCAGATGCTGATGACGGATGTAAAAGTGGTTGGATGTCAAACGAAGCATCATTATATTTTTTATTAGGTATAGTACCTGCTGTTATAGTTGGGTTACCTTTCGGTATTACCATCACAACATTAGAAGGGCTGCTTTCTTTATTTGTTGTAGCTGCTTTTATATAAAAATACAAGGGAGTACCGTTGGTCACTGATATTTCAGACTGATATGTTGTGGTATTTGCGTCAACACTTGTAAGAATGGTTAAATTAGTGCTTGATGAGCCTTCATATATATTGTAACCGTTTATATTATCGCTAATGCTGTTGGCATCCTCCCAATCTAATCGATAACTACCATCGAGCGAAGTTGCAACCAAATTAGTTGGGCTTGCTGGTGTGGCAGTATAATTTACACTATAGGTAGCTAGTGCATTAAATTCTCCGCTAATATCCTTTACTACTGAAGCTAAATTTATAGTTATCAACTCAGGCCCATTACCTGTAGGTACCAAGTTTACAGTATATTGTTCTTTAGCTGTAAATGTTTCTACCCTATTATTATTCCGGTCTGCTACATAAATATTCCCATTTTTATCGGCTGTAATTCCAGACGGAAATCTAAGGTTCCCATCACCTACACCTGTCGATCCTCCTATTCCTAAAAATCCATCAGTAGCGATATCAAATATCTCCACCCGCGATGTGGTACTTTTGTCAACAACATAAATTTTTCCTATTCCATCTGTTGTTATACCCGCCGGTGATAAAAACTCTCCGTTGCCAGTACCAGGCACACCTATTGTGCCAAGAGGATTACCGGCCATATCAAATTTTACAATTCTTCTATTACCAGAATCTGTTACATAAATAACCCCACCTGTAACTACTACACCCGAAGGACCAGCAAATTGCCCCGATGCACTACCACTACTACCATATTGTCTTGAAAGTGTGCCCAAATTAGTATCAAATACAGCGACCCTGTTATTTCCGGCATCGGCAACATATAGCTCATGATGCCCCTCGTCTAAATAAATACCCTGTGGTTTGTTTAACTGACCCGTAGCAATTGTACCACTAGTGCCAATAGAGGTTAAATAAATACCCGGACTGCTAAATACCTGTACACGATTATTACCTGCGTCCGCCACATAAATAACTCCACTCGTACTAACTGCAATACCATAAGGTTGATTAAACTGCTCATTACTAACACCAAAAGATCCAAACTGCCCCACATAAGCACCATTTTTATCAAAAATTTCAACACGGTTATTGCCACTATTAGCGGTAAGGTTATTACCATCGGTAACATAAGTATTG
Coding sequences within:
- a CDS encoding LytR/AlgR family response regulator transcription factor — its product is MRLSCYIVDDELHAIEVLVDHIESIKDLQLLGYSTNPVAGLHEVNSQKPDVLFLDIDMPNLDGIEFRKLIKQDIRVIFTTASPNFALDAFEVSAFDYLLKPVSYSRFQRAINKLNQFVSVTDQPEIKLKDDFFFIKCENKGKVVKINFDDIMYVESNSNYVIVSTKDTKYNTYLTLKEIKARLPDNSFFRIHKSFVINHTKINYIDGNQVVLTDKSVLQLGNTYREAFFDLVNKHIIKTSR
- a CDS encoding PorP/SprF family type IX secretion system membrane protein: MMKNITKAILICLLSVGVGTVARAQQQFTYSQYMNNQTPLNPAYSLLDQNGSLNALLRKQWTGIPGSPTTFIFNGSMPLEAINGSAGVVVMNDQFAVEHLTEINAFFAKSINLSEKTHLGVSLNAGIRNYVANYSSLDANDPLFRDDVRQNKPNFGFGVMLYSDEYFLGVAVPELTFTSLGTASIQDNTYFRNHYNFSGAYLIDGGKDLKVKPAFLATYTKGIPFVANFSTTMYLKNVFGIGADYRTNNEMAGIVSFMFANFRLGYSYQFGTASNNIGGFNNSTNEITLTYRFGQHLEDINLL
- a CDS encoding gliding motility-associated C-terminal domain-containing protein — protein: MKKLLLLILITLGYASYTAAIAGRYNPPPATFPTTITGPVADGGNVTSSPIAITIALDKTASPALKLSDFAIPTANGTLSGLTEKVTLTYLNQFGTIGSGNGNLNQPNDLAVDAAGNTYVTDGNNLTANSGNNRVEIFDKNGAYVGQFGSFGVSNEQFNQPYGIAVSTSGVIYVADAGNNRVQVFSSPGIYLTSIGTSGTIATGQLNKPQGIYLDEGHHELYVADAGNNRVAVFDTNLGTLSRQYGSSGSASGQFAGPSGVVVTGGVIYVTDSGNRRIVKFDMAGNPLGTIGVPGTGNGEFLSPAGITTDGIGKIYVVDKSTTSRVEIFDIATDGFLGIGGSTGVGDGNLRFPSGITADKNGNIYVADRNNNRVETFTAKEQYTVNLVPTGNGPELITINLASVVKDISGEFNALATYSVNYTATPASPTNLVATSLDGSYRLDWEDANSISDNINGYNIYEGSSSTNLTILTSVDANTTTYQSEISVTNGTPLYFYIKAATTNKESSPSNVVMVIPKGNPTITAGTIPNKKYNDASFDIQPLLHPSSASAGAFTYSLDPSSVGATLTAPSTINIVGVGHVDIIISQAATTTYNAATLHVGFDIDKDTPQINWSPATTLTYGTELGAGYFSATATKAGTTTPALAGSTAITYSYNNSPIDEHTILPVGNDDLIATYVPSSPDDANYSGTGKTVTVHVGQASPLINWALSGTYPAKTAISTLETATVTGIGGVTLNGNKVYSPSGGQLHYTGSAQDLTVTYTPSSPDDVSYTGGSKTISVTVTQLDPSLNWADQGHIAYGTGLPAGIFDASVLTAGLTGHFTYTESAGTVLSKGVHTLHAHFVPDDTDYAPKDITTQITVDAAIPQIVWTDPLAPITYGTALSNVQLNATTVGNVSGNMSYSQLLGTVLPVGSGEVITATFTASDPNYDPTPVVFTSHIDVNRATPQINWTPSTTLTYGVELGLAYFNATATKAGTVTPALQGTITYSYNNSPIDEHTILPVGNDDLIATYVPSSPDDANYSGTGKTVTVHVGQASPLINWALSGTYPAKTAISTLETATVTGIGGVTLNGNKVYSPSGGQLHYTGSAQDLTVTYTPSSPDDVSYTGGSKTISVTVTQLDPSLNWADQGHIAYGTGLPAGIFDASVLTAGLTGHFTYTESAGTVLSKGVHTLHAHFVPDDTDYAPKDITTQITVDAAIPQIVWTDPLAPITYGTALSNVQLNATTVGNVSGNMSYSQPLGTVLPVGSGEVITATFTASDPNYDPTPVVFTSHIDVNRATPQINWTPSTTLTYGVELGLAYFNATATKAGRVTPALQGTITYSYNNSPIDEHTILPVGNDDLIATYVPSSPDDANYSGTGKTVTVHVGQASPLINWALSGTYPAKTAISTLETATVTGIGGVTLNGNKVYSPSGGQLHYTGSAQDLTVTYTPSSPDDVSYTGGSKTISVTVTQLDPSLNWADQGHIAYGTGLPAGIFDASVLTAGLTGHFTYTESAGTVLSKGVHTLHAHFVPDDTDYAPKDITTQITVDAAIPQIVWTDPLAPITYGTALSNVQLNATTVGNVSGNMSYSQLLGTVLPVGSGEVITATFTASDPNYDPTPVVFTSHITVGQVTPAITWNPLPMTVGTALTMDQLNASTVTTTGTFTFNPPLGTIMNTQGNQTLAAKFTPTDAVNYKTVNVLATVTVNPVNISAINPQINWADPAPISYGTVLGRTQLNATATVPNTTTPVIGVFSYTPDATSSVLPVGTHTITAYFTPTNTALYNQVSKTVSITVTPVTPVIIWTKPVAISVGTVLSNAQLNAQITNSIDGTFVYTPAIGSVMNTVGTGQPLSVVFHPTDTRNYTDNITANTTIDVYAVDITKITPVINWNRPADITYGTLINSVQQNATTADASIHGTFTYSTDGTVIPLAVGSRTLSVTFTPTDGAHYNPANQSVTINVKPAQPVISWTAPGPITYGTALSANQLNATANVDGTFVYSPNFGEVLNVGTQTLLATFTPGSNNYQVAGKTVSITVNKANPVIAWATPSNIAQGVALSATQLNATANVPGTFVYTPAIGDVLNAGANQTLSVTFTPTDASNYNSVTKTVQIGVGKLTPVLTWTNPTAITYGTALGDQQLYASTTVPGTFTYSPAAGTVLHAGSNQTLAVTFTPTDAVNYITVTKNVAITVSKAALNVSTNDVSRPYNQPNPDFTINYSGFVNGDTQANLTTQATATTTATTASLVGIYPITVNGAVSNDYTFRYVNATLTVTTIGRNLTFNQLPVKTYGDPDFDAGATATSGEPIIYTSSNTAVATIVNGQIHIVGAGYVTITASLPVNPDYNTTPSISQFMVVNKAAQTIDFANIPVQLRGTTYDLSNIKSSSGLPVTFTTNDPVIASINGLTVSSLRVGITGIVANQAGDANYYAANTVVRNLEVKDLNREVIVHPAVSPNGDGINDVLYIEGINEHPDNRVTIINRNGVRVYEINGYDNTNKFFDGRSNFTGAKQQAGTYFYLVEYVVNGVGRHLTGYFVLKYD